A genomic segment from Nicotiana sylvestris chromosome 1, ASM39365v2, whole genome shotgun sequence encodes:
- the LOC138876292 gene encoding protein FAR1-RELATED SEQUENCE 5-like: protein MGGKAPKTIFTDQAPAIASAIKKVFPSTCHRICKWHIDRNAQKNIPQLYWKPGFREKYFDKLLWRCKSESEFESVWNEITEEWEYGSNNWLQRLYDLREKWCPAFSRYIFSVDIKSTQRSERTNRVFTEMACKRRL from the coding sequence ATGGGAGGAAAGGCTCCCAAAACTATTTTTACTGATCAAGCTCCTGCAATAGCGTCTGCCATTAAGAAAGTTTTTCCAAGTACTTGTCACCGTATATGTAAATGGCATATTGACAGAAATGCTCAAAAAAATATACCTCAACTTTATTGGAAACCAGGGTttagagaaaaatattttgataAGCTCTTATGGAGGTGCAAATCAGAGTCGGAGTTTGAGTCAGTATGGAATGAAATAACTGAAGAATGGGAATATGGAAGCAATAATTGGCTTCAAAGATTATATGATTTGAGGGAAAAGTGGTGTCCCGCATTTAGTCGTTATATTTTCTCTGTAGATATTAAGTCAACTCAGAGGAGTGAGAGAACTAATAGGGTCTTTACTGAAATGGCTTGCAAGAGACGACTTTAA